A region of Daphnia carinata strain CSIRO-1 chromosome 10, CSIRO_AGI_Dcar_HiC_V3, whole genome shotgun sequence DNA encodes the following proteins:
- the LOC130701467 gene encoding peroxidase-like, translated as MRTMIGQTRLQWIVVGLVMSLVGVQPQPQRSSQTLWNVPAHPNGIPHQLHRPSPAKHQGAFQQTRNHMTRQDGDNCAMNIPGRNGRTSCVTYESVNVAFNSAKQRMNLAGPKGRSMTDIDVDHLGQLLVETSRSLAREYNLNADAIHNALPLIDTGRTIIDRFCPAYLKRPKCTVKRYREYNGMCNNLDHPHWGATLSSYRRLLPADYADGISEPRISATGKELPTARYVSAVNHRDYGFHDHAVTVYLPAWGQLIDHDMALGAESKEPETDAEPKCCDKAPEQRHPACWPIEIPHDDPFYSNFGRRCMEFVRSATGLSENCKLGPRNTMNIITSTLDANFIYGSSKETADKLRRYQGGLLKSNSANHHLGLKDLLPPKLESPDAGCVRPNKDSYCFLAGDSRANQQVMLIALHTIMMREHNRIAVELGYINPHWNDERIYQETRHIMAAIVQQITYNEFLPMVLGKDLMYRYGLLLSKQGMGSFYDPTVDPTIPVSFFAAAYRFGHSLIPSTIERWSVTHQYVGARRLSEMLLNPFDMYGPGTCDQYLAGFMNQVSQAVDDSVTGELTNHLFQEGQNRWGADLASLNMQRGRDHGLPSYNAYRRYCGLSPARHWDDLAGVFTNDTLQRYVKIYATPDDIDLWSAGISERPSPGSMVGPVFGCIMGEAFRNLRYGDRFWYENGGWPSSFTLAQLNEIRKVKLSRIVCDNSDNIESAQIYVMVLPDPKVNPRVPCRSSILPRINLEHWRDAGEQQPSYNNDEGHGEIDELVVPVHPYETEQLFQVPPAFQQLQDEALSFDEPNYPPDPNHQSHPQSQPEVYHPEPHAPHPTRPPRVPPPPPPPPPIPAIFPVSGTGGVLYLPGHHQQGGNQNYGRPHPPPGYHHVRRPPRTRVKSHILGKLLKLKG; from the exons ATGCGCACCATGATTGGCCAAACAAG ATTACAGTGGATCGTTGTTGGATTAGTGATGAGCCTCGTCGGTGTACAGCCGCAGCCTCAACGCTCTTCGCAAACACTATGGAACGTCCCAGCGCACCCTAACGGGATCCCTCATCAACTTCATCGACCGTCTCCTGCAAAGCACCAGGGTGCGTTCCAGCAGACCAGAAACCACATGACACGTCAAGATGGCGACAACTGCGCAATGAACATACCTGGACGCAATGG GAGAACTTCGTGCGTGACGTACGAGTCCGTCAATGTGGCTTTCAACTCGGCCAAGCAGCGGATGAACTTAGCCGGACCTAAAGGCCGTTCCATGACCGATATTGACGTCGACCACTTGGGTCAATTGTTGGTGGAGACGAGCCGCAGTTTGGCTAGAGA GTACAACTTAAACGCCGACGCCATCCATAACGCCCTGCCTTTAATCGACACTGGACGGACGATTATCGATCGGTTCTGCCCGGCTTACCTCAAGAGACCCAAGTGCACCGTCAAACGCTACAGAGAGTACAACGGCATGTGCAATAATCTGGATCACCCGCACTGGGGCGCCACTCTGTCCTCTTACCGACGTCTATTGCCGGCCGATTACGCAGACG GCATTAGCGAGCCGAGGATTTCCGCGACGGGCAAAGAGCTACCGACGGCGCGCTACGTCTCAGCCGTTAATCATCGCGATTACGGCTTTCACGATCACGCAGTCACCGTCTACCTGCCCGCCTGGGGTCAGCTGATCGATCACGATATGGCACTCGGTGCAGAGAGTAAAG aACCAGAGACGGATGCTGAGCCAAAATGCTGCGACAAGGCACCCGAGCAACGCCATCCGGCCTGTTGGCCAATCGAAATCCCGCACGATGACCCGTTCTACTCGAATTTCGGACGCCGTTGCATGGAATTTGTCCGATCGGCCACTGGACTCTCGGAAAATTGCAAATTAG gtccccGCAACACGATGAATATTATAACGAGCACGTTGGACGCGAATTTCATTTACGGATCGTCAAAGGAAACAGCGGACAAGTTACGTCGATATCAGGGCGGACTTCTCAAAAGCAACTCGGCTAACCATCACCTCGGACTCAAAGACTTGTTGCCACCGAAATTGGAGAGTCCCGACGCCGGATGCGTCCGCCCAAACAAGGACTCTTATTGTTTCCTAGCCG GAGACAGTCGAGCCAATCAGCAAGTGATGCTAATTGCCCTTCACACGATTATGATGCGCGAACACAACCGCATCGCCGTCGAACTGGGATACATCAATCCACACTGGAACGATGAAAGAATCTATCAG GAAACGCGTCACATCATGGCCGCCATCGTTCAGCAAATCACCTACAACGAATTCCTGCCTATGGTTCTCGGCAAGGATTTGATGTATCGTTACGGTCTCCTCCTCAGCAAACAA GGTATGGGATCTTTCTACGACCCAACGGTGGACCCAACCATCCCGGTGTCCTTCTTCGCGGCCGCTTACCGCTTCGGCCATTCGCTGATCCCGTCCACCATCGAACGGTGGAGCGTCACTCATCAATACGTGGGAGCCAGGCGGCTGAGCGAAATGCTGTTGAATCCGTTCGACATGTATGGACCAGGAACGTGTGACCAATACCTGGCTGGTTTCATGAATCAAGTCTCGCAAGCTGTCGACGATTCCGTCACAGGAGAG TTGACGAACCACTTGTTTCAAGAAGGCCAAAATAGATGGGGCGCGGATTTGGCATCGCTCAACATGCAACGCGGCAGGGACCACGGGTTGCCGTCGTACAACGCCTACCGACGCTATTGCGGTCTGTCGCCCGCACGGCACTGGGACGACCTGGCCGGCGTCTTCACCAACGACACGCTGCAGCGGTACGTCAAGATCTACGCCACGCCCGACGACATCGATCTGTGGTCGGCCGGCATCTCCGAGCGCCCTTCACCGGGCAGCATGGTCGGGCCAGTCTTCGGTTGCATCATGGGCGAGGCGTTCAGAAACTTGCGCTACGGCGACCGATTCTGGTACGAGAACGGCGGTTGGCCTAGTTCCTTCACGCTAG CCCAATTGAACGAAATCCGAAAAGTGAAACTGTCCCGCATCGTCTGCGACAACAGCGACAACATCGAGAGCGCTCAAATTTACGTCATGGTCCTCCCAGACCCAAAAGT GAACCCACGTGTCCCTTGCAGGAGCTCCATTCTTCCACGCATCAATTTGGAACATTGGCGAGACGCGGGCGAACAGCAACCAAGTTACAACAAC GACGAGGGACACGGTGAAATCGACGAACTCGTTGTGCCCGTTCATCCCTACGAAACCGAGCAGCTCTTTCAAGTTCCACCTGCTTTCCAGCAGCTACAAGACGAAGCCTTGTCATTCGATGAACCCAATTATCCTCCAGATCCCAATCATCAAAGCCATCCTCAATCCCAACCAGAAGTCTATCACCCAGAACCTCATGCGCCTCATCCAACCCGACCGCCTAGagttcctcctcctcctcctcctcctcctccgaTTCCCGCCATCTTCCCCGTCTCCGGCACAGGTGGCGTCCTTTATCTTCCCGGCCATCATCAGCAAGGCGGCAATCAAAACTACGGCCGTCCTCATCCGCCGCCGGGCTACCATCACGTGCGCCGTCCTCCGCGGACCCGCGTCAAATCCCACATTTTAGGCAAATTACTCAAGCTGAAAGGTTGA